A window of Natranaerovirga pectinivora contains these coding sequences:
- a CDS encoding immunoglobulin-like domain-containing protein has product MRGLLKLIVLSICIVITLYLFVGCTEENVLFSGEENLTVSTNESKEKRYNQAIEYIFKNQYPQAMGVLMDLGSYKNSDHLLEQIRYLIEGTYIGNGIWAVGAITDEGKVKVAYDGEYANNYYITESWANIKSLSFRSGDSIEGLTIDGRIVTTNTVTKEELLNSKNVWTYAMADVVEAVSKWSDIKAFQGSYPLSVVGVTNEGFVYAAYAYEDGSVKLEGWENIVSVADGRSYVIGLKVDGTVKSKVYDYLGEIDTSEWTDIVAISAGNSIIGLKKDGTVLSTGANKFGEGNVSEWTDIIAISTRGSCTLGLKSDGTVIATGRNTFGQMDVEDWTDIVAIAAGEYFSIGLKSDGSLVLSGDSSLSGAKTPDVSKMTGLYVPKVIIDTVETSELEGVWIETEYEIYPTGTMSVKAKWFNTTDDEMMFGEPFTLEKKVNDDWEKVTKETVNMYFFHMIGYPLQSNQSRWHTYNLHFYTEGLTEGEYRINTDFSRMTLDGVDYGSGNYPRYPIYGYFSVRDDRHNSKE; this is encoded by the coding sequence ATGAGGGGATTACTTAAATTAATAGTATTAAGTATATGTATAGTCATTACCCTATATTTATTTGTAGGGTGTACAGAAGAAAATGTGTTATTTAGTGGGGAAGAAAATCTAACCGTTTCAACTAATGAAAGTAAAGAAAAACGATATAATCAAGCAATAGAGTACATATTTAAGAACCAATACCCTCAAGCGATGGGTGTTTTAATGGACTTAGGAAGTTATAAAAACTCAGATCATCTGTTAGAACAAATACGTTATTTAATAGAAGGCACATATATTGGTAATGGAATTTGGGCAGTGGGCGCTATCACCGATGAGGGTAAAGTGAAGGTAGCTTACGATGGGGAATATGCAAATAATTATTATATTACCGAGTCATGGGCAAATATAAAATCTTTATCTTTTAGAAGTGGAGATTCTATTGAAGGGCTAACAATAGACGGTCGTATTGTTACTACCAATACGGTTACAAAAGAGGAGTTACTGAATTCTAAGAATGTCTGGACATATGCAATGGCAGATGTTGTAGAAGCCGTATCGAAGTGGAGTGATATAAAGGCTTTTCAAGGGTCATATCCTCTATCAGTAGTAGGCGTTACTAATGAAGGATTTGTATATGCAGCTTATGCTTATGAAGATGGCTCAGTAAAACTTGAGGGATGGGAAAATATTGTATCAGTTGCCGATGGAAGAAGCTATGTCATTGGATTAAAGGTAGATGGCACAGTAAAAAGTAAAGTATATGATTATCTAGGAGAAATAGATACGTCAGAGTGGACGGATATTGTAGCAATATCGGCGGGCAACTCTATTATTGGGTTGAAAAAAGATGGCACAGTCCTTTCAACTGGTGCAAACAAATTTGGGGAAGGAAATGTATCTGAATGGACAGATATCATTGCAATATCTACTCGTGGAAGTTGTACATTAGGTTTGAAAAGTGATGGTACGGTTATTGCTACAGGACGAAATACTTTTGGACAAATGGATGTAGAAGACTGGACTGATATTGTGGCTATTGCAGCAGGAGAATATTTTTCTATAGGTTTAAAATCAGACGGTTCATTAGTATTATCAGGGGACTCTAGTTTAAGTGGGGCTAAAACACCTGATGTATCTAAAATGACAGGGTTGTATGTACCAAAAGTTATTATTGATACTGTAGAAACTAGCGAACTTGAAGGCGTATGGATAGAAACAGAATATGAAATATACCCAACGGGGACAATGAGTGTTAAAGCTAAGTGGTTTAATACAACAGACGATGAAATGATGTTTGGTGAACCTTTTACATTAGAAAAGAAAGTAAATGATGATTGGGAGAAAGTAACTAAAGAGACCGTAAACATGTACTTTTTTCATATGATAGGCTACCCTTTACAATCCAATCAATCCAGATGGCATACTTACAATTTGCATTTTTATACAGAGGGACTAACAGAAGGGGAATATCGAATCAATACTGATTTTTCACGAATGACTTTAGATGGAGTAGATTATGGTTCAGGTAATTATCCAAGGTATCCAATATATGGTTATTTTAGTGTAAGGGATGATAGACACAATAGTAAAGAATAA
- a CDS encoding lysozyme inhibitor LprI family protein encodes MRKDSDAGITNAMRSYYGISYDMYDEALNEIYSLLKNQLSEETMKELQKEQIKWIEEKETRAYNEAAQYKGGTFEFVAYNVSLYESTKGRCYQLVNEYMTD; translated from the coding sequence GTGAGAAAAGACTCAGATGCTGGCATTACAAATGCTATGCGAAGCTATTATGGAATATCATATGATATGTATGACGAAGCATTAAATGAAATTTATAGCTTGCTTAAAAATCAGTTATCAGAAGAGACAATGAAAGAATTGCAAAAGGAACAAATTAAATGGATAGAAGAAAAAGAAACACGAGCATATAATGAAGCTGCTCAATATAAGGGGGGCACATTTGAATTTGTTGCATATAATGTATCTTTGTATGAATCAACAAAAGGAAGATGTTATCAATTGGTCAATGAGTATATGACAGATTAA
- a CDS encoding class I SAM-dependent methyltransferase, which yields MKRQMTFNEDVKNYDRFRPTYTKELFDNIIHYSSLDKTKEALEIGIGTGQATTPILQTGCSLTAIELGDNLASYCENKFREYDNFTIHNTSFEDYHYAPNSVGLIYSGTAFHWIPEEIGYTKVFDMLKRGGTLALFWNRPSIKKDSTIYNEIQLIYKKYSPTYEPPVEDKQDKYNRIMESIRKYGFVDLQFKLIHQTRSFNAEDYISLLNTYSDHRVMPKDIRLAFEEEMRATINKHGGVLTIYDTMDLYLAKKP from the coding sequence TTGAAAAGACAAATGACATTTAATGAAGATGTAAAGAATTATGATCGATTTAGACCGACATATACCAAAGAATTATTTGATAACATAATCCATTATTCAAGTCTTGATAAAACAAAAGAGGCACTTGAAATCGGAATAGGTACAGGGCAAGCTACAACACCTATCTTACAAACAGGTTGTTCTCTTACAGCAATAGAGCTGGGGGATAATTTAGCTAGCTATTGTGAGAATAAATTTAGGGAATATGATAACTTTACAATACATAACACTTCTTTCGAAGACTATCATTATGCACCTAACAGTGTGGGTTTGATATATTCAGGAACTGCGTTTCATTGGATACCTGAAGAAATAGGGTATACAAAAGTTTTTGATATGCTTAAAAGGGGTGGCACTTTAGCTTTGTTTTGGAATAGACCATCAATAAAGAAAGATAGTACCATCTATAATGAAATTCAGTTAATTTATAAAAAATATAGCCCTACATATGAGCCGCCAGTTGAAGACAAACAAGATAAATACAATAGGATAATGGAGTCCATTAGAAAATACGGATTTGTTGACTTACAGTTTAAACTTATCCATCAAACAAGGTCTTTTAATGCAGAGGATTATATCTCACTACTAAATACATATTCAGATCATAGGGTAATGCCAAAAGATATAAGATTGGCATTTGAAGAAGAAATGAGAGCTACAATTAATAAGCATGGAGGAGTTTTAACAATATACGATACTATGGATTTGTATTTAGCTAAAAAACCTTAA
- a CDS encoding DegV family protein produces MQNYIIATDATCDLPLEIIQKLGIVVMPMEFIIEENTYNHYPDEREMRIKDFYNQLALGKISTTTQINLYAYDSVFSEILDQGKDILYISFSSGLSGTFNASLLAVNELKENYSDRKIISVDSLCASIGEGLLVYLAALKKEEGYSIEQLKEWIENNRSNINHWFVVNDLENLKRGGRINAIQASVGNVLNLKPILSVDEEGKLISVAKVRGKKKSYQYLLEKLEEGNNDKENHTVLVGHADNEEDANYVKASILEKKLAKEVIECNIGPIIGSHTGRGMIALTFLNQ; encoded by the coding sequence ATGCAAAATTATATAATTGCAACAGATGCAACTTGCGATTTACCACTAGAAATAATTCAAAAGTTAGGCATTGTCGTTATGCCTATGGAATTTATAATAGAAGAGAATACATATAACCATTACCCTGATGAAAGAGAAATGCGTATAAAAGATTTTTACAATCAATTGGCACTGGGTAAAATATCAACAACAACTCAGATCAATTTGTATGCTTATGATTCTGTCTTTAGTGAGATTCTAGATCAAGGGAAAGACATATTATATATTTCATTTTCATCTGGTTTAAGTGGGACATTTAATGCGTCATTACTTGCTGTGAATGAGTTAAAAGAGAATTATAGTGATAGAAAAATAATAAGTGTAGACTCCTTATGTGCTTCGATAGGAGAAGGCTTATTGGTTTATTTAGCAGCATTAAAGAAAGAAGAGGGTTATTCTATTGAACAATTAAAAGAATGGATAGAAAACAATCGATCTAATATAAATCATTGGTTTGTCGTTAATGATCTAGAAAATTTAAAACGTGGTGGTAGAATTAATGCTATTCAAGCGTCTGTTGGAAATGTGTTAAATTTAAAACCTATTTTAAGTGTTGATGAAGAAGGAAAGCTTATATCTGTTGCAAAAGTTAGAGGCAAGAAAAAAAGTTACCAATATCTTTTAGAAAAACTAGAGGAAGGTAACAATGATAAAGAAAATCACACTGTTTTAGTTGGACATGCGGATAATGAAGAAGATGCAAATTATGTAAAAGCGAGTATTTTAGAAAAAAAACTGGCAAAAGAAGTTATAGAATGTAATATTGGACCTATTATTGGTTCTCATACAGGAAGAGGAATGATCGCATTGACTTTCTTAAACCAATAA
- a CDS encoding TetR/AcrR family transcriptional regulator C-terminal domain-containing protein, with protein sequence MGKDSDTTKKKLANALKILMGERPFEKIKIQDIVDLCDMNRRTFYYHFQDIYELLEWFYHEEALKQFEINSTYESWPKEVLYLFNYIESNKEITLCAFKSLGRAYLEDFMYKIVFRVVKNITYEMAEGLDVKEMQKDFLAHFYTVTLVGLITHWIQADCKENPVEITNMTKVIVKGTMVNALNQFAQND encoded by the coding sequence ATGGGTAAAGATAGCGATACCACTAAAAAGAAATTAGCTAATGCTTTAAAAATTTTAATGGGTGAAAGACCATTTGAAAAAATAAAGATTCAAGATATTGTTGATTTATGTGATATGAATAGACGTACTTTCTATTATCATTTTCAAGACATTTATGAGTTATTAGAGTGGTTTTATCATGAGGAAGCATTAAAACAATTTGAAATCAATAGCACATATGAGTCTTGGCCAAAAGAAGTACTTTATTTATTTAATTACATAGAATCCAATAAAGAAATAACACTTTGTGCATTCAAATCTCTTGGTAGAGCGTATTTAGAAGATTTTATGTATAAGATAGTTTTTCGTGTAGTGAAAAATATAACTTACGAGATGGCAGAAGGATTAGATGTAAAAGAGATGCAAAAAGACTTTTTAGCACACTTCTATACAGTTACTTTAGTAGGATTGATAACCCATTGGATTCAAGCTGATTGTAAAGAAAATCCAGTTGAAATAACAAATATGACAAAGGTTATCGTTAAAGGGACAATGGTAAATGCACTGAACCAGTTTGCACAAAATGACTAA
- a CDS encoding NUDIX hydrolase, which produces MSEIFDIFIGTKENYNIPLIQREAVRGIILNNDKILMMVSSKNDHKLPGGGIESGETHYEALTREIKEETGFDCIGISKQVGKVFERKIDFFDSNYMFEMVSYYYICKLDKKKGKLELTESEKALGFKPVYIGIEEAIQANNEFILKYPEGVIWTKRENLVLEKILLNLDEIKNISVRL; this is translated from the coding sequence ATGAGTGAAATATTTGATATCTTTATAGGAACAAAAGAAAATTATAATATACCTTTAATACAAAGGGAAGCTGTTAGAGGTATTATCCTTAATAACGATAAAATATTGATGATGGTCAGCAGTAAAAATGATCATAAATTACCAGGTGGTGGGATAGAAAGTGGAGAAACCCATTATGAAGCTTTAACACGTGAGATAAAAGAAGAAACAGGATTTGATTGTATTGGTATTAGTAAGCAAGTAGGAAAGGTATTTGAAAGAAAAATAGACTTTTTTGATAGTAACTATATGTTCGAGATGGTTTCTTATTATTATATTTGTAAATTAGATAAGAAGAAAGGTAAATTAGAATTAACAGAATCAGAAAAGGCCTTAGGATTTAAACCTGTATACATAGGGATAGAGGAGGCCATACAAGCTAATAATGAGTTCATTTTAAAATACCCAGAAGGGGTAATATGGACAAAGAGAGAAAACTTGGTATTGGAAAAAATATTACTGAATTTAGATGAAATAAAAAATATATCTGTTAGATTATAA
- a CDS encoding GNAT family N-acetyltransferase, with protein MIAKPITNQDELEIAFKIRKKVFVEEQGVPAENEFDEYEATTTHVLAYYNNEAVGAGRLRTIDDIAKLERICVLESHRKYGIGRTIVHCLENLAKEKGIKKSKLHGQTHALSFYEKLGYIKASEEFLEEGIPHLVMIKELS; from the coding sequence ATGATTGCAAAACCAATTACAAATCAAGATGAACTTGAAATAGCTTTTAAAATTCGAAAAAAAGTCTTTGTTGAAGAGCAAGGCGTGCCAGCTGAAAATGAATTTGATGAATATGAGGCTACTACTACCCACGTACTTGCCTACTATAATAATGAGGCAGTTGGGGCTGGTAGACTTAGAACAATAGATGATATTGCTAAATTAGAAAGAATATGTGTTTTAGAATCTCACCGAAAATATGGCATCGGCAGAACTATTGTTCATTGCCTTGAAAATCTTGCTAAAGAAAAAGGTATAAAAAAATCAAAGCTACATGGTCAAACACATGCACTTTCTTTTTATGAAAAACTAGGCTATATTAAAGCATCGGAAGAATTTTTAGAAGAAGGGATACCTCATCTTGTAATGATAAAGGAGTTATCTTAA
- a CDS encoding MmcQ/YjbR family DNA-binding protein: MKYHWIEEYILSKVGINKDFKKEWNWNRYLLKDKMVAAICKDKEGKNIITLKCEPIFGEELRTRYEDIVEGYYMNKVHWNSVNLDGEVPDEILKVMIDQSYELIFRSLSKKVQREIGEYK, encoded by the coding sequence ATGAAATATCATTGGATTGAAGAATACATATTGTCAAAGGTTGGAATAAACAAAGATTTTAAGAAAGAGTGGAATTGGAATAGATATTTATTAAAAGATAAGATGGTTGCAGCCATATGTAAGGATAAGGAAGGTAAGAATATAATAACTCTAAAGTGTGAGCCTATATTTGGAGAAGAACTAAGGACACGATATGAAGATATAGTAGAAGGCTACTATATGAATAAGGTTCATTGGAATTCTGTTAACTTAGATGGAGAAGTCCCTGATGAAATATTGAAAGTGATGATTGACCAATCCTATGAGTTGATATTTCGCAGCCTAAGTAAAAAAGTACAAAGAGAAATAGGAGAATACAAATGA
- a CDS encoding DUF5301 domain-containing protein gives MKKTKLRWVGSFIVVLFIVVAIGAIILYNHFFPMAESIQYPSIETISAIEITNNNLEKKYTDNETIETISQYFLNAKATRTLSISDNPTKEEYYIVNIIAEDDSRLYKSYIYKENSKWYIEQPYWGVYRIDKDMLPFLENDN, from the coding sequence ATGAAAAAAACAAAATTAAGATGGGTTGGTTCGTTTATAGTGGTATTGTTTATCGTAGTAGCTATAGGTGCAATCATACTATATAACCATTTCTTTCCCATGGCTGAGTCTATACAGTACCCTAGTATAGAAACAATTTCTGCAATAGAAATAACAAATAATAATTTGGAGAAAAAATATACTGATAATGAAACCATTGAAACCATTTCCCAATATTTTTTAAATGCCAAAGCAACAAGAACATTATCAATAAGTGATAATCCTACCAAAGAAGAATATTACATTGTTAATATCATAGCAGAAGATGACAGTAGGCTTTATAAATCGTATATTTATAAAGAAAACTCAAAGTGGTATATAGAACAACCATATTGGGGGGTGTATAGAATTGACAAAGATATGCTTCCTTTTTTAGAGAACGACAACTAA
- a CDS encoding peptidase MA family metallohydrolase, translating to MIEEVNKEETYKPNQKMETQHFIIVYNEIDNACIGKVSDVLEGSYSEITNKLKQQLEEKLIVEIYTDLNQLHTALGLTDAPDWIRGGLADGKIIIASPLNPPLGSTFDNVVKTAVHEFVHILTKKINSNIPRWLDEGIACYEAKDNNEKWIISTLRKGLENNTIPLFDDLDTREDFQTFFEKDGYQYSYTIVETIVNVFGYDKLHSLVKSPGKFVDVFGITKHELQNEWVEYIKNNYL from the coding sequence ATGATAGAAGAAGTAAATAAAGAAGAAACATATAAACCAAATCAAAAAATGGAAACTCAACACTTTATAATTGTTTATAATGAAATAGATAATGCTTGCATAGGAAAGGTTTCAGATGTTCTTGAAGGTAGCTATAGTGAAATTACCAATAAATTAAAGCAACAACTCGAAGAGAAGCTAATAGTTGAGATTTACACAGATCTTAATCAATTACATACAGCTTTAGGTTTAACGGATGCACCTGATTGGATAAGAGGAGGACTAGCTGATGGTAAAATTATTATTGCTTCTCCGTTAAACCCCCCATTAGGATCAACATTTGACAATGTGGTTAAGACTGCTGTTCATGAATTTGTACATATTTTAACAAAGAAAATTAATTCTAATATTCCTAGGTGGTTAGATGAGGGAATTGCTTGCTATGAAGCAAAAGATAACAATGAAAAGTGGATAATAAGTACTCTAAGGAAAGGATTAGAAAATAATACAATACCGTTATTTGATGATTTAGACACTAGAGAAGACTTCCAAACATTTTTTGAGAAAGATGGATATCAATATTCATACACTATAGTGGAAACAATAGTTAACGTCTTTGGATATGATAAGTTGCATAGTCTAGTAAAGTCGCCTGGAAAATTTGTAGATGTTTTTGGTATAACAAAGCATGAATTGCAAAATGAATGGGTGGAATATATTAAGAACAACTATTTGTAG
- a CDS encoding GNAT family N-acetyltransferase, which produces MESIKLTDRLKRVFSLAEEDVEDILYPIHILIGVLKEKTGILGELSLKIPVKIEDLKIVASNIDIGISEIKHDFFNSLISKELLEVIKRAEILMKKYGQIYLNEGHVIKAIFSLDNEVNRFFSKEVKDLVQDITTTARDLIVNLRDYEKPDQKSNKVCIRRVKETDKDSLYTLIRDKFSEEWARNIISGFHLNKPTVFIAELKNEIVGFGAYDVVRGKKGLFGPMGIIRNKRVHGIGYDILHYCLMDMKKTGYEYAVISEAGPIEFYEKACGAVVIHKN; this is translated from the coding sequence ATGGAAAGTATCAAATTAACTGACAGGTTAAAAAGGGTTTTTTCTTTGGCAGAGGAAGATGTAGAAGATATACTTTATCCTATACATATATTAATTGGGGTATTAAAAGAAAAGACGGGGATATTAGGAGAGTTAAGTCTAAAGATTCCTGTGAAGATAGAAGATTTAAAGATCGTAGCAAGTAATATAGATATTGGTATTTCTGAAATTAAACATGATTTCTTTAATTCCCTAATTTCTAAGGAGCTATTGGAAGTAATTAAAAGAGCAGAAATTTTGATGAAGAAATATGGACAAATTTATTTGAATGAAGGACATGTTATTAAAGCAATATTTTCTTTAGATAATGAAGTTAATAGGTTTTTTAGTAAAGAAGTAAAAGATTTAGTTCAAGACATTACAACAACTGCTCGGGATCTAATAGTAAACTTAAGAGATTATGAAAAGCCAGATCAAAAATCCAATAAAGTTTGTATTCGAAGAGTTAAAGAAACTGATAAAGATTCACTTTATACATTAATTAGAGATAAATTTAGTGAGGAATGGGCTAGAAATATAATAAGTGGATTTCATTTAAATAAACCAACTGTTTTTATAGCTGAACTAAAAAATGAGATAGTTGGGTTTGGAGCATATGACGTAGTAAGAGGGAAAAAAGGACTGTTTGGTCCTATGGGAATAATAAGAAACAAAAGAGTTCACGGCATAGGATATGATATTTTACATTATTGTTTAATGGATATGAAAAAAACAGGATATGAATATGCTGTAATCAGTGAAGCAGGTCCAATAGAATTTTATGAAAAAGCCTGTGGAGCTGTTGTAATACATAAAAACTGA
- a CDS encoding DUF7000 family protein — translation MKKLSDYVNEYKEQLKKGDIQQAYDGLVKYVMRLRTNLSKNLSDSYSFGNLFQGYMDYTYFYYSNDFLKKRKLKLALVLNHINMQFEIWLLGQTAPIQEKYWQSFKTTKWNKDRDTKPKYSVLETVLIENPNFNDLDFLSQRIEEKLIIVSSEIIDDIKEIKLT, via the coding sequence ATGAAAAAGCTAAGTGATTATGTCAACGAATATAAGGAACAACTCAAAAAAGGAGACATTCAACAAGCATATGATGGACTTGTAAAGTATGTAATGAGATTAAGAACGAATTTATCTAAAAATTTGTCAGACAGCTATTCCTTTGGTAATCTTTTTCAAGGCTATATGGATTATACGTACTTCTATTATTCCAACGACTTTTTAAAAAAGCGAAAACTGAAATTAGCACTTGTATTAAACCACATAAATATGCAATTTGAAATATGGCTTTTAGGCCAAACAGCACCAATACAAGAAAAATATTGGCAGTCTTTTAAAACAACTAAATGGAATAAAGACAGAGACACTAAACCTAAATACTCAGTTCTTGAAACCGTGTTAATTGAAAATCCGAATTTTAATGATTTGGATTTTCTTTCCCAACGAATCGAGGAAAAGTTAATAATCGTTTCAAGCGAAATCATTGACGACATAAAAGAAATCAAATTGACATAA
- a CDS encoding GNAT family N-acetyltransferase, with translation MKTLETERLTMRDWKVSDIFDFYEYASVEGISEMTGWPHHENIEVTKTILKDFIDSGIEYALVLKEKNKVIGSLGFHNRTVDTSYRADIQREIGYVLSKAYWGRGLMTEAVREAIQYAFDEIKVDVLWCGHKSFNLQSKRVIEKSGFRYYCDGTYESFDKTYDVKKYILTKDDYHLLFPK, from the coding sequence ATGAAAACGTTAGAAACCGAAAGACTGACAATGAGAGATTGGAAAGTATCAGATATATTTGACTTTTATGAGTATGCCAGTGTTGAAGGTATTAGCGAAATGACTGGCTGGCCGCATCATGAGAATATTGAAGTTACTAAAACAATATTAAAAGACTTTATTGATAGTGGCATAGAGTATGCTTTGGTTTTAAAAGAAAAAAACAAAGTAATTGGTTCTTTAGGTTTTCATAATAGAACTGTTGACACAAGTTATAGAGCTGATATACAAAGAGAGATTGGGTATGTTTTAAGCAAAGCATACTGGGGCAGAGGTCTTATGACTGAAGCTGTACGAGAAGCAATCCAATATGCTTTTGATGAGATTAAAGTAGATGTTTTGTGGTGTGGCCATAAATCATTTAATCTACAATCGAAAAGAGTAATCGAAAAAAGCGGGTTTAGATATTATTGCGATGGTACATATGAATCCTTTGATAAAACTTATGATGTAAAAAAATATATTTTGACTAAAGATGACTATCATCTATTGTTCCCAAAATAA
- a CDS encoding thymidylate synthase ThyX: MKSKLLSIKGTWREVADSARTTINKEGGTGEPTSNWKRRMLLSEHSPIRQLLINAKWYELKYWVSVHLVRHKYGIEHWVRTQRTDRTGLCRNELPQGNTVEHEILASAQAMINISRKRLCMQASKETREAWEMLLETVKEREPELYGACVPDCIYRGWCYEYNSCGYHKSKKYEKILMEYREGINQ, from the coding sequence ATGAAAAGTAAATTATTAAGTATTAAAGGAACATGGAGAGAAGTAGCTGATTCGGCTAGAACAACAATAAACAAAGAGGGTGGTACTGGGGAACCAACTTCAAATTGGAAAAGAAGAATGCTTTTATCAGAGCATTCGCCTATTAGACAACTTTTAATCAATGCTAAATGGTATGAACTTAAGTATTGGGTATCTGTTCATCTTGTGAGACATAAATACGGAATAGAACATTGGGTAAGGACACAAAGGACAGATAGAACAGGATTATGTAGAAATGAATTACCTCAAGGGAATACTGTGGAACACGAAATTTTGGCTTCGGCTCAAGCTATGATTAATATCTCCCGCAAGAGATTATGTATGCAAGCATCAAAAGAAACAAGAGAAGCATGGGAAATGTTATTGGAGACAGTGAAGGAAAGAGAACCAGAGTTATATGGAGCATGTGTTCCTGATTGCATATATCGTGGATGGTGCTATGAATATAATTCATGTGGATACCATAAAAGCAAGAAATATGAAAAAATATTGATGGAATATAGAGAAGGAATTAATCAATAA
- a CDS encoding cyclase family protein, with translation MKGFIDLSCTIENGMPVHPFDSEVKLYQDRFLEKNKYNNSRLETGMHAGTHIDIPRHLFAFCNKNR, from the coding sequence ATGAAAGGTTTTATTGATTTAAGTTGCACTATAGAGAATGGAATGCCGGTACATCCGTTTGATAGTGAGGTAAAGCTATATCAGGATAGATTTTTAGAAAAGAATAAATATAACAACTCAAGATTAGAAACTGGAATGCATGCAGGCACACATATTGATATTCCAAGACATTTGTTTGCATTTTGCAATAAGAATCGGTGA
- a CDS encoding VOC family protein, whose translation MINGINHITFAVSDLEKSLNFYVNLLGLRLVGKWDKGAYLLAGNQWVALNVDNAVVLEKKSDYTHISFNVLSIDFKKMKCKLEGAGVKSFKENLSEGESFYFLDPDGHKLELHYNNIEDRLKWAIENNWSTFELY comes from the coding sequence ATGATTAACGGAATTAACCATATTACATTTGCTGTATCAGATTTAGAAAAGTCGTTGAATTTTTATGTAAATCTATTGGGTCTGAGGTTGGTTGGAAAATGGGATAAAGGTGCATATTTATTAGCAGGAAACCAATGGGTTGCACTAAATGTTGATAATGCGGTAGTTTTAGAGAAGAAATCAGATTATACGCATATATCGTTCAATGTTTTATCTATAGATTTTAAAAAAATGAAATGTAAACTTGAAGGAGCAGGGGTAAAGTCATTCAAAGAAAATTTATCAGAAGGAGAATCATTTTATTTTCTTGATCCAGATGGACACAAATTAGAATTACATTACAATAATATAGAAGATAGGTTGAAGTGGGCTATAGAAAATAATTGGTCAACATTTGAACTTTATTAG